A stretch of DNA from Microbacterium sp. LWS13-1.2:
GTGGATCGCCGACCACGCGTGGGAGCACGGCTGGATCGTGCGGTACGTCGAGGGCGCCACGCCGGTGACCGGCTACCTCCCTGAGCCCTGGCACCTCCGCTACATCGGACCGGAGCTGGCGAAGTCCTACCACGACGGCGGATGGACCTCGCTCGAGGAGTTCTTCGCGCTCGACCCCGCGCCCGCCTACCTCGGCTGACAGCCTCCGCCTCTCCAGCCACCGCGGCAGCGCCATGGCCGCGCGACGGGGTCAGTCGCCGGTCCGGCCGCGATGTGGCGCCCGGCTGCGGCATCCGCTCGGCTGAAACTGAGTACCATATGCGGTGAGATGCAATTCCAACTGGGGAACCATCTCCGCAGACTCGACCTCAGCGACGAGAAGACAGACGAGAGGAAGGCGCACCATGGAGCGCGACATCTACGACGAGGACCACGAGGCGTTCCGCGACGTCGTCAAGGAGTTCGTCAAGCGCTACGCGTCCGAGGAGAAGCGCAAGCAGTGGGAGGCCGACGGCGAGATCGACCGCGCCACCATGCTCGCCGCCGGCGAGGCCGGTGTCATCGGCCTGTCGGTGCCCGAGGAGTTCGGCGGCGCCGGCATGCTGCAGGACTACCGCTTCCGCTCGATCGTGCTCGAGGAGACCATCGGCGCCGGTCAGGGTTCGCTCGCGGGCGCCCTGGGGATCCAGGACGACCTGGCGGTGCCGTACATCGTGCACATGGGCACGCAGGAGCAGAAGGAGAAGTGGCTGCCGGGCATGGCGACCGGCGAGATCCTCGGCGCTCTCGCGATGACCGAGCCGGGTGCCGGCTCGGACCTCCGCGGCATCAAGACCACCGCGAAGAAGGTCGACGGCGGCTACATCGTCAACGGCGCCAAGACGTTCATCTCGTCGGGCAAGACCGCCGACATCATCGTGACCTTCGTCAAGACGGGAGAGGGCAACCGCCCCGATGCGTTCAGCCTGCTGATCCTCGAGGACGGCATGGAGGGCTTCGACCACGGCAAGAAGCTCGAGAAGATGGGCTTCCACGGCTGGGACACCGCCGAGCTGTCGTTCACCGACGTCTTCGTGCCCGAAGCGAACCTCATCGGCGGCAAGGAGGGCCTCGGCTTCATCCAGCTCATGATGAACCTGCCCCTCGAGCGCCTCTCGATCGGCGTCGCGGCGGCCGCCGCCGGCGAGGCCGCGTTCGTATGGACCCGCGACTACACCCTCAGCCGCGAGGCGTTCGGAGAGCGCATCGCCGACTTCCAGAACTCCCGCTTCAAGCTCGCCGACATGGCGACCACGGTCGACGTGATGTGGGCGTACGTCGATCGCGCGATGATGCTCTACAAGGACCAGAAGCTCACGGCCGAAGAGGCCGCGAAGGTCAAGTTCTGGACCACCGACCGCGAGGCGGAGCTGCTCGACATCGGCGTGCAGCTGCACGGCGGTTACGGCTACATCACCGAGTACCCGATCGCCCGCGCCTACCTCGACGCCCGCGTGCACCGCATCTACGGCGGCACGAACGAGATCATGCGCGACATCGTGAGCCGCCAGATCGTCGGCAAGCGCTGACGTACTCCTGAACGACGGATGCCGCGGCCCGGCCCTCTTGCGAGGGCGCGGGTCGCGGCATCCGTCGTCGTGGGCGCGGCAGGTGTCTCAGACGAGCGCCGGGCGGCGGCGTGCGAGCTTCGCGACGCCGGCCTTGCGCAGACGGTCGGCGACGAGGATGCCGAGCGCGACGCCGGCGACGCAGCTGGCGATCGTGAGCGCGAAGAACGTCACCAGCGCCCACGGCTGCATGGCCGCCAGATTGAACGACGCCGCGGCGAAGATCGGATAGACCACGCCGACGAAGACGGCGCCGGCGTAGTACTGCCACGTGCGCCAGGAGCGGTAGAGGCCGACCAGGAACGCGAGCTCGGCGAAGAACGCCCACCACACGGCCGCGCCGAGGAACGGGAAGACCACGAGCCCCGAGATGACGCCGACGAGGATGCCGGCCAGAGGGCGTTCGAGCAGGCGCAGCGCGACGGTCGCCGGCAGCAGCCACAGGCCCGCGATCGCCACCGAGATGAACGGGACGGTGGCGAAGAGCACCGTCGAGATCCAGCCGGCACCCCAGAGCATCACACCGCCGGCGACGCCGATCGCCGCGCAGGTCAGCAGGTACGCGGTCGTCACGCGACCCCGGTTCGTCCGGGTCGGCGTGGCGGCGGGCGTCGTGCGGGCATCGGTCGTCCCGTCCGCGCCGCTCACGAGTGGGCCTCCGTCGTGACGCGCTGAGACTTCGGAGCGGGCGACGCGACGCCGACGCGCCAGTAGCCGCAGAAGCTCACGTGATCCTTCGCGACGCCGCGCCCGCCGACGAGGAGACGGCGGCCCTCGGTCGCGAGGGCCTGCTCGCCCACGACGTACGCGTGGAACGCGGCATCCGGAAGGGGGGCGTCGCCGAGGGCCTGCAGCGCGAGGGTGCCGGGCGTCGCATCGTGATCGCGCACGATCCAGCGCACCGTGATCCCGGCGGGGCGGTGGAACTCCAGCGCGTCGTCGGCCGAGGGCACCTCGACGATCGCGAGCCCCGTCGCGTGCGAGGGCAGGGAGGCGCAGATGCCGGCGATGGCGGGCAGCCCGGTCTCATCGGCGACGAGCACGACCCTGTCGGTGCCGCGATCGGGGTTGAAGGTGAGGCCCTCGTCGATGATCACGACGCTCTCGCCCGCGCGGCACGATTCCGCCCAGCGCGATGCCGGCCCCGCCGTGCCTTCGGCGGCGGAGCCGTGCAGCACGAAGTCCACATCGATCTCGGCGCCCGTGTCGGCCGTCGCGGGGCGGTAGGCCCGCACCGTGTAGTTGCGCATGACCGGACGCACGCCGTCGGGGATGCGGAGGTACTTGAGGTAACCGAACATCTTGTTCGCCTTCGCGGGGAGGCGGTCCAGTCCCTCGTCGCCGCCGAGGGGGAGGAAGAGCCGGAACCACTGGTCGTAGCCCATGGGGCGGAACTTGTCGATCTCGGCACCGCCGAGGGTGACGCGCAGCCAGTGCGGCGCGAGGCGTTCGGTGCGCAGCACCTGGAGGTGCACGAGGCCTTGGGTGTCGGGCTTGACGAGTCGGGGGACCGGTGCCATGTCAGCGCTCCTTGTCGAGGATGGCGGGGATGTCGAGGACGGCCGGAGTCATCACAGACCCCAGGGGAACAAGGCGGCGAACAGGACGGCCGACACCGCCCAGAAGGCGATGATGAAGCCGGTGTCGCGCACGCGCCACGGCACGATGTAGCGCTCGGTGCGGTCGGGGTGCGCGCCGAACGCGCGGGCGTCCATCGCGAGGGCGACGCGCTCGGCATGACGGATCGCGCCGGCCATGAGCGGGACGACGTACCCGAACCAGCGCGCGGCCGCCGCGATCGGGCCACGGCCGCCGTGTGCGCCGCGCACGCGGTGCGCCTGGCGGATGACGTCGAGCTCATGGCCGAACCGCGGCACGAACCGGAACGCGGCGAGCGCCGTGTACCCGATGCGGTACGGCACGCGCAGCTGCTGCACCGTCGCCCGCACGAGGTCTGGGCCTGTCGTCGACAGCCCGGCGATGAGGGTCAGGGCGACGATGGCCGACAGGCGCAGGCCCGTGGCGGCGCCCACCGCGAACGCGCCGCCGTACATCGTCCAGCCGCCGATCTGCCACACCACCAGGGACTGGTCCACGCGCGAGGGGTCGGTCCACAGCGCGAACCCGAAGCCGATCACGAGAGCGCTGACGGGCAGCACCAGGAACAGCACCGCCGCGAGCCGCCTCGTGAAGCCGACGCCGACCAGCAGCACCGCATACGCCAGCAGAAGGAAGGCGGCGGGGGTGGCGGCATCCCGGACGAAGACCAGGACGGCCATGGCGGGCAGCGGCGCGGCCAGCTTCGCCAGCGGGTTGAGCCCGTACAGGAAGCGGACGGCGGATGCCGGGACTCGCGGGGCGTACGGATCCACCGACGAATGCGTGGCCGTCGCGGCGGTGAGCGGGCCGGTGTCGGTCATGTCCCGCTCCCGCCGCTGATGGCACGCGTCTGTGCTGTTCCGTATTCAGGATGAATGGGCCCCGGAGGCGCGGTAT
This window harbors:
- a CDS encoding acyl-CoA dehydrogenase family protein, whose product is MERDIYDEDHEAFRDVVKEFVKRYASEEKRKQWEADGEIDRATMLAAGEAGVIGLSVPEEFGGAGMLQDYRFRSIVLEETIGAGQGSLAGALGIQDDLAVPYIVHMGTQEQKEKWLPGMATGEILGALAMTEPGAGSDLRGIKTTAKKVDGGYIVNGAKTFISSGKTADIIVTFVKTGEGNRPDAFSLLILEDGMEGFDHGKKLEKMGFHGWDTAELSFTDVFVPEANLIGGKEGLGFIQLMMNLPLERLSIGVAAAAAGEAAFVWTRDYTLSREAFGERIADFQNSRFKLADMATTVDVMWAYVDRAMMLYKDQKLTAEEAAKVKFWTTDREAELLDIGVQLHGGYGYITEYPIARAYLDARVHRIYGGTNEIMRDIVSRQIVGKR
- a CDS encoding ECF transporter S component; the encoded protein is MSGADGTTDARTTPAATPTRTNRGRVTTAYLLTCAAIGVAGGVMLWGAGWISTVLFATVPFISVAIAGLWLLPATVALRLLERPLAGILVGVISGLVVFPFLGAAVWWAFFAELAFLVGLYRSWRTWQYYAGAVFVGVVYPIFAAASFNLAAMQPWALVTFFALTIASCVAGVALGILVADRLRKAGVAKLARRRPALV
- a CDS encoding siderophore-interacting protein; the protein is MAPVPRLVKPDTQGLVHLQVLRTERLAPHWLRVTLGGAEIDKFRPMGYDQWFRLFLPLGGDEGLDRLPAKANKMFGYLKYLRIPDGVRPVMRNYTVRAYRPATADTGAEIDVDFVLHGSAAEGTAGPASRWAESCRAGESVVIIDEGLTFNPDRGTDRVVLVADETGLPAIAGICASLPSHATGLAIVEVPSADDALEFHRPAGITVRWIVRDHDATPGTLALQALGDAPLPDAAFHAYVVGEQALATEGRRLLVGGRGVAKDHVSFCGYWRVGVASPAPKSQRVTTEAHS
- a CDS encoding energy-coupling factor transporter transmembrane component T produces the protein MTDTGPLTAATATHSSVDPYAPRVPASAVRFLYGLNPLAKLAAPLPAMAVLVFVRDAATPAAFLLLAYAVLLVGVGFTRRLAAVLFLVLPVSALVIGFGFALWTDPSRVDQSLVVWQIGGWTMYGGAFAVGAATGLRLSAIVALTLIAGLSTTGPDLVRATVQQLRVPYRIGYTALAAFRFVPRFGHELDVIRQAHRVRGAHGGRGPIAAAARWFGYVVPLMAGAIRHAERVALAMDARAFGAHPDRTERYIVPWRVRDTGFIIAFWAVSAVLFAALFPWGL